In Bacillota bacterium, the sequence TGTCCCGAAAATCGTGGAATTTGAAGGTGGCGGTCCCTCGAACCCCCGTGATATAACAGGGGTGCTTCAACGAAGGGAGGTAACCGCCACCGATGGAATCGTACCACGAACAGGGCACCATGGGAACCACCTTGCTCGAAACAGTGGCGAGCCGGGTCGGCGTAACCCTCGAGCAACTGATGGGTAGCATCAAAGAAGGTCTCCTGGCAATGGCCGTGACGGTAGGGCTCCAGGTCATGCACCAGATGATGGAAGAGGAAGTCAACCAGGTTGTGGGTGCTAAGGGCAAGCACAATCCTGGGCGGGAGGCTGTACGGCACGGCTCTGAGAAGAGGTCGGTTGTCCTGGGAGGACGGAAGGCTGTCGTGGAGCGGCCGCGGGTACGCACGCGGGATGGCCGGGAAGTGCGCCTGGAGACGTATGAGGCCTTCCGCGATGCCAGATTGCTCACCCAGGCCGCCATGGAGCGTATAATGCACGGGCTTTCCTGCCGGCAATACAGGCGTGGGCTGGAACCCGTGGGGGAAGGCGTGGGGCACTTGGGCACCTCAAAGAGCACCATCAGCCGCCGCTTCGTGGAGGCGACCCGTAAAGCCCTGGGAGAACTGATGGCCAGGCCGCTTGACGGGTTGAACTTGGCGGCCCTATTCATAGACGGCATCGTAGTGGCCGGGCGCACCGTGGTGGCAGCCATGGGGTTGGATCTGGGTGGCCACAAGCACATTCTGGGGACCTGGGAAGGGGCGACGGAGAACTCGGTCGTGTGCAAGTCGCTGCTTTCCGACCTCGCGGGCAGGGGTTTGCGGGTGGATCAGCCCTTGCTGGTGGTGATAGACGGGTCCAAGGCCCTCGCGGCGGCTGTGAGGGACGTCCTGGGCAAGTGTGCGGTGGTGCAGCGCTGCCAGGTCCACAAGGTGCGTAATGTCCTTGAGCACCTGCCCGAGGACGCCCGGTCGTGGGTGAAGCGGAAGCTGGACCGGGCGTACAACCAGGCCGACTATGCGGCCGCGCTGACCGCCCTCCAGGCGCTTGCCTCGGCCCTCGAGAAGCAATACCCCGGTGCCGCGGCCAGCCTGCGGGAAGGGCTCGAGGAGACGCTCACGGTGCTCAGGTTGGCGCTGCCGGACTTGCTCGCTCGCAGCCTCGCTCCACCAACGCCATTGAGTCGGCTTTCGACGCGGTGCGCACGGTGGCCCGTAACGTGAAGCGTTGGCAGAACGGCGAGCAGGTACTACGGTGGACGGCGGCGGGCCTACTGGAAGCTGAGTCCCGGCTCCACCGCATTGCTGGCTACCGTAATATTCCCCTTCTGATCCAAGCTCTCCAGAAAGAGGCGTTCCCAGATGCATCCAGGGAGGTCAAAACAGCCTAAAGAACGAGCGGGGCTCCGCCACGAGAATCCACGACATTCGGGACAACCCCCCGAGCTCCTCGGCGTGGATGTTCAGAAGGTGATCATACACGAGCGCCGCCGCATGGCTGGGGCAGATAATGCAGTCAGAAGGCAATGACCCACCAAGAAGCAAGGACCAGCGATTGTGAATGAGGTCGGGATAACTGAAGGCATGCAGGAAGCTTGTAATGGTTACGTCCCGCTTACCTGAGTAGCATCTCGCAATGGCCAAGGCCGGAACGACATGCGGGCCGCCCAGATGGTGAATGACATGAGGCCGGAACCATTCTATCAATTGGGGCATCATCATGTTCCCAACCGAAACATGCATACGTAAACCCGAACGACGACTGAGAAGGTCTGAGATGTACAGCTTTCTGTCAAGCGACACAGGCGAAGTCGCAAGGATGACTTTCTCGGCAAGACCATAGCGAACATAGTTCAATAGGAAGGCCTTGACGACGCTGTTCTTGCCAAGAATAGGAACTCTCTCATCCGTGATAAGATTTCCGGCTTCCCAATGTACCAACAGGACATGGATTTTCGTCCAGGTACTTTGACCCATTCTGGTCATCGAACAATCCTGCCCTCCCACATCCGCGTCTTGGACTTGGAGGGCTGTTGACGCCCTCTGTTGCCCGGTAAGAATCCGTCCACCCCCTCCCTGCCGCAGGGGCAGGGGTCGTTGCGGCCTACCTTGCCCGCGTCCACACCCAGCACGTTCAGTCGCCTTACATACATTCCCGGTCGAACGGCACCCCGTGGGCAGGGCCTCGACGTCTTTGCGCACCCCCGTGCCGCCCTCCACCACGAACCGCGGTACCCTGCGCGGGATACCCGCCCCCCAAGAGCTCACCGGGCTGACGGTACCAGAGTAACACGGGACTGCACCGCCTGCACCCACCAGCGCCGGTTCCCCGTGACGTTGTCCGGCAGGTCAGGCACCCGCATGTCCAACAGAACCCCCCACCCCAAGACGTGCCTCCAATGCTGCAGAACAACTTCTGAAGGCAACCGCGGCAACTGTGGAAGATGGTCTGAGCCCCAGGCGCGGATGCCCAGGACTGACAAAGACCGCCATGACCGCGTGCCGAGTTGCTGACTTCTCCCTCCCGTCTGGCTCGTCGGCTCCTCTTTTCGCCTAATGGCGACAGTCCCGACGGCTACCGCACAGCGCGGGAGATCACGAGGCTACCGAGCAGGGAAGCACCGAGCGCCCATACCAGCGATAATCCCGCAGGGAAAAGCACCCGCTGAGACAGCACGTTTCCGCCAAGAAGTACCGCTCGGAGACCTTCGGCCGCAATGCTGATCGGGTTTCCCGCGGCCACAGTACGAACCCACGCGGGAGCGGCCTCGAGGGGGTAGAACGCAGAGGAAGTTAACACCAACGGCAATATGAGGAGGTTCATCACGATATTGAAGGCTTCCTGACTTTTTATCAAGGCACACAGTGCTGAGAACGTCATACCCACAGCCCAGGTGAAGGCAACTACTTCCGCGAAGATAAACACCAGTTTGGGCCCGGTGTATACCGCAGTAACGCCCATCGCCTTGCCCACACCTAGTACCGCTGCCGTGTAGAGAACAGTTTGCCCGACAACCGACAAGATGTTAAACACCGGAATGAACCAGCGCGGCACAGGCTGCGCAAACAGAGCCTCCAGTTCCCCTGTGACGCGATCAACGTAAATGGGGGTGCCCGCGTGAACCCCCCTGTGCCAAGCCGCCATGGCGAGTATTCCAGGCAGCATGAAGCTGAGATACTGCACTCTCCCGCCGGCGTACGTGGCTTCGCGAACAACGCTGGCCATCACTTGCCCAAAGATGAGCAAGTACAGAGTAGGTTCCAACAGCGGCACGACCACGTTATGGGGGGATCCCAGGAACAGTCGCCATTGCCTGTAGGCCATTCCGATCATATCGCGAACACCTACTTCCCCGCCTCATGTGCTTCGCCCGAGGATTCAGCGTCGCCGACCAAAGCCAGGTATATGTCCTGGAACTTGGGCGGCACAACACGCACGGCCCGGATGGAGATCC encodes:
- a CDS encoding ABC transporter permease, which gives rise to MIGMAYRQWRLFLGSPHNVVVPLLEPTLYLLIFGQVMASVVREATYAGGRVQYLSFMLPGILAMAAWHRGVHAGTPIYVDRVTGELEALFAQPVPRWFIPVFNILSVVGQTVLYTAAVLGVGKAMGVTAVYTGPKLVFIFAEVVAFTWAVGMTFSALCALIKSQEAFNIVMNLLILPLVLTSSAFYPLEAAPAWVRTVAAGNPISIAAEGLRAVLLGGNVLSQRVLFPAGLSLVWALGASLLGSLVISRAVR